The proteins below are encoded in one region of Planctopirus limnophila DSM 3776:
- a CDS encoding glycosyltransferase family protein, with the protein MSHLVFSLAGEGRGHAVRVRTLLERLKHEHRITVFAPDQAFEFLSPLYPRAKDRVQIERIPGLRFHYTNSRMDVSRSIWEGLKYAVVTMPSIVKKIRSFIDREQPDLAIIDFEPALSRAAFKSGLPTMILDHQHVLRACDFSMLPRDLQWHASSMSWAVWAFYAPAERTLASSFYTPPLKPEFSFVKQVGPLLRREVTERRTSREGFVLSYLRPQTPAATLDVLKSLPCQVKVYGLGEQPSQGNLVFSPIHETRFLDDLASCRAVISAAGNQLCGEALYLGKPMLTLPESQHFEQRINAWFLREMGAGDTCELESFSTKKLLQFWEQLPEFEQAAERYRGKNDGTPSVLAEIDDMLRKHAPAVRLPDPQWPNRNLATAKTPAKPQLST; encoded by the coding sequence ATGTCCCATCTGGTATTCAGCTTGGCAGGTGAAGGACGTGGCCACGCAGTGCGAGTCCGCACTCTTCTCGAACGACTCAAGCACGAACATCGAATCACCGTCTTTGCCCCCGATCAGGCGTTTGAGTTTTTGTCGCCACTTTACCCGAGAGCCAAAGATCGAGTGCAGATTGAGCGTATCCCTGGGCTGCGATTTCATTATACGAATTCGCGCATGGATGTGAGTCGCTCGATCTGGGAAGGCTTGAAGTACGCAGTTGTCACCATGCCCTCTATTGTGAAAAAAATCCGTTCATTCATTGATCGCGAACAACCCGATCTGGCGATTATTGATTTTGAACCAGCGCTTTCGCGTGCCGCATTCAAATCAGGTCTGCCAACGATGATCCTCGATCATCAGCATGTGTTGAGGGCCTGCGATTTCTCGATGTTGCCCAGGGATTTGCAATGGCACGCTTCTTCCATGAGTTGGGCTGTCTGGGCGTTCTATGCACCAGCCGAACGCACTTTGGCTTCGTCGTTTTATACGCCGCCACTTAAGCCTGAATTTTCCTTCGTGAAGCAGGTCGGGCCCCTTTTACGAAGGGAAGTCACTGAGCGTCGCACTTCGCGAGAAGGTTTTGTGCTGTCGTATCTCAGGCCACAAACACCGGCTGCCACACTCGATGTTCTCAAAAGTTTGCCTTGTCAGGTCAAAGTTTATGGCCTGGGTGAGCAGCCTTCTCAGGGCAATCTGGTTTTTTCGCCGATTCACGAGACGCGATTTCTGGACGATCTGGCATCGTGCCGGGCAGTCATCAGTGCCGCAGGAAACCAATTGTGCGGCGAAGCTCTCTATCTCGGTAAACCCATGCTGACCTTGCCGGAGAGCCAGCATTTCGAACAGCGGATCAACGCCTGGTTTCTGCGGGAAATGGGTGCTGGCGATACCTGTGAACTGGAATCTTTCTCAACAAAGAAACTGCTGCAGTTCTGGGAGCAGTTACCGGAGTTTGAGCAAGCCGCAGAACGATATCGTGGAAAAAATGACGGCACACCAAGCGTTCTGGCTGAGATCGATGACATGCTCCGCAAGCATGCACCCGCAGTACGCCTCCCCGATCCTCAATGGCCCAACCGCAATCTTGCGACAGCCAAAACCCCGGCCAAGCCTCAGCTATCAACGTAA